The Anomalospiza imberbis isolate Cuckoo-Finch-1a 21T00152 chromosome 2, ASM3175350v1, whole genome shotgun sequence nucleotide sequence TGGCTGTGTAAAGCCCCTAACTCTTGCTCGTGGCTTACTGGCAGAAGATGGTGTGAAGGATTGTAGCCTGGTCACATGTAGTTCTTGGGGTTGAAATGCTTAAGCTCAAAAATTCAGACTTCAGTTTGATACTCAAACTCTATTTGAAATGCCTTCCTGCTGGTGCAGTCCTTCCTAAATCTGTGGCAGTGCTTGAGCACTTTTGTTAACTTGCTGCACTTGCAACTGCTCCTTGCCAGAGCTGAATGTGCAGACTGCACTTCCTAGCCCCATTGGAACTGAGCAGCACCCACGTTCTCCTTGGTGGGAGGCACTGAATATGATGCTGCTCCACTGGTTTCCTGACTTTTACTACTCTTAATTCTTTCTGTGAGGAGTCTGTCACAGCAAGACAGCAACAAGTGGCACCAACTTCAGAGGCATCAAATGTAGTTGGTGACTTTTCCCATGAACTTTTGTTATTGGTGTCTGTTACACAAGgaaagtgattttctttttgcaaacaaGTGACACACTCTGTTTTCCTCCTGAGTTGCCCTCCCACAGCATTACTGTGTGCTCTGCTTCAGGGTGCTGCTGTTATCAAGCGCTTCTCTGGCTTTGAAAACACCATCCCTTCATCTAGAAAAGATGAAGTGCCCAACTGCATGGTCAGTGCTGCATCAAAGCAAGGTTTTGCTATCTACATAGATGAcccagaaaataaagaaaactacAGCTGCCAAGTGTCTGAAGAGCTGGAATTAAGCCACTGTGAACTGGATACCAGTGCAATGACATCCAGTATTCACCGGCTGCTGGATCTGAGTTCAGGTAACTCCTGTTACTACTCAGATGGTGTCCATAGCACAGCCACATGTAAGCTGGTTATGAGTTGTGAATTGCAAGCTAGTGAGTAGCTTATGTTACAATAAATAACACTAGAAGCTAACTTGGATTGTGTCTACATGAGGGGCAACACTTCTGAGCTAAAATTAGCAAGAGAAAGTCAAGAGATTAATTATACAAATGTCTTGCTGCTTCCTATTACCTGTTAGGCTCTCCTATGGTAGTGGACACATCCTTCCAATCCCAGCCACAGGATCAGATGGAAGATGTTGTAACTCTGGCCGTGGGAGAGTATGCAGAAGACATTCATCAGTACCTCCGAGAGGCTGAAGTAAGTTGCTGTGAGAAGCTTATAGGTATCTGTGGTAGGCTGCAATATTGCAAAGATCCAAGGCTGCCACTGAACTACAAAGAAGAGAAAGTAATagtaaaagtaatttcttaaGGCAGCATGTAGTCAGTGATAAGTTCTTTAAGGATTAATGCATCCCTGTTAATTCCTGATGGGAGCATCTTTTGACTGTTAGATATGAAGGCTTCTTGCAAATGGGAGTAGAATGCTGAAAAAGTGCTAAAAAGTTTGATGTGATCTCACTGATAGCTCTCTGGCTACAGCAGTACTTTTTCCTACCTTCCTGTGGCAGAGCAGTGAAGTGCAGTCTCCTGATGGGAAGAATGGGGAAAATCTGATTGGTTCATTTTCAGCTCCTTCTGAATGGCTCAACTGATGCCAAAGGCTGTCCACAGTGCAGGAAGTGTTTTACTATTCTCCTGCTAACACTGGAGCTTCAATCTGTCTCTTCAGTGTAGAAATACTACTTTCTAGAGATGCCACTAGCTGGGCATGATTACCACTAGCACAATAATTGTAGTTAGTACTTATAGTTATTAAGAGTGGGACAACCTCTGCTCCTTTAGTGTAAGTATAAAGAATATTCATCAGCTCAGGCATCCATGGTTCTCTTCAGAGTGATCATCCTGGTTCTTCAACTCTTTCCAAACAGCTAAGATTTAGGCCCAAGCCCTACTACATGAAGAAGCAGCCAGATATCACAACAGGAATGCGTGCTATCCTGGTAGACTGGCTGGTAGAAGTAGGGGAAGAGTATAAACTTCGGACAGAGACTTTGTACTTGGCAGTGAACTTCCTGGACAGGTTTCTTTCCTGCATGTCTGTTCTCAGAGGGAAGTTACAGCTTGTAGGAACGGCGGCAATTCTTCTGGCTGCGTAAGTGTTTCATCTTCTGAAATCTTGGTGATCTGAAGCCTATTTTTGGGCTTAGTCTTGCAGTGTAATTTGAATTAGTAGGTAGCTTTTCATGGTGTCTCAAGATTAGCAACATAGGCTCCTTTAGTacaattaaaattaaacatttaatGTTGAATGTGAAGAACTGTAGTGGGGAAAGCTTGTAAGCATTACCACAGGAGCAGAAGCAGTACGGTGTTAAACTGCTAGCCTGTAAGGCTGTAATGGACTCAGTTGCAATCTACAGTTGGCCTTTAACTGCTCTAACTAGACAGAGTAAGCAACATAGCTTAGGGGTGCAGGAGTGTCTGGAGTGTACTGTGAGTTACTGAGAGTTCCCCACTGAAAGCTTGCTGGTAAGAGCTAACAATGTGAGTGTATGTCTATCTAGACTGATTACTCAGAGTTCCTCTAAGCATATTTGCCCAGGTTTGAAACTAAATTGTTAGCTAGCCTGGAGGAACAAGTAAAGTTAGAGCTTTGCACAATTTTTAGTAATGTCATGATGTGGGTCCAGCACAAAGATTTCTTTTACTATAACTTCAAAGCTGAAAAATCTGGCTTCTATATCCCTTTTTCAGGAAGTATGAAGAGATCTACCCACCAGATGTGGATGAATTTGTCTATATAACAGATGATACCTACACAAAGAAGCAGCTGCTAAGAATGGAACACTTGCTTCTCAAAGTGCTGGGTTTTGACCTAACAGCCCCGACCATCAACCAGTTCCTCCTTCAGTATATTCAGAGGCATGGAATCTGTATGAGGACAGAGAACTTTGCAAGGGTATGGACTATCTGCCTTCTGGGACTGAGGGGGAAGAAGTGATTCTTAAAGGAGTACTACTTGCATTTCATGAAGCTGTCTCTGCAACAGGCCTAAAACTGCATGTTTCATAGCGGTGGCTTGTGTGCTGAGACTTCTGGATAGATGCCTCGTGGAAATCCTGGGTTTGGTCTGTCTTGTCTGGTCAGGGATAATTCACTGACCAGGCAATTAGGTGGTAAAAATCTGGTGGTTTTTTCAGCAGTTCCTTTGTAGCAAGTCTGTCCTGGATTTGATGCTCCTGCGTATTGCTGCACAATGACACAGAATATACCTGCATAGCAGTTGCCTGGAGTAGGCAACCATGCTTAGAAACAGCAAAATTACCATAAAACATCTGACCATCTGCTTCTCTGCAAAGGGTATAGGATTGTACAATGACTCTTCTCCAACAGAGCCCATATTGTGCTTCTTAGAGCTATCCATTTATCCCTGATGTCCAGGTGGGGTCTACCTATATAAACAAGAGCCTTAGCAGATGGGAAGAGTGTGTCTGTCAGTTTTATGAAACTTGACTTTTCTGAGTCTGTACCTTTAAAATCAAGTCAGATCCAATGAACCAGAACTTCAGATTAGAGTAGATGGGTTAGGCTTTGGCAAAATGTGGTCTTTCTGTCCCCACTGAAACATGATAAAGGATCTTCTGTAAGATCAACAGGACTGGAATGCTTATTCTTCTCATTAAATACATAGTTTATGCTTTTGTGCTTCATACTGAGACCATTGCCGAACTTTAATACTTGCTGTATTGAACTGATTGTACCAACTAGGTTGATTCTTTTTGAAAAgcttgggttttgttgtttagTATCTTGCAGAGCTGAGTCTCCTTCAAGTTGATCCTCTTCTGAAGTACCTTCCTTCACAAATTGCTGCAGCAGCCTACTGTTTAGCAAACTATACAGTGAACAGATCTTTCTGGGTAAGAACAACAACTGTGCGTTAATAAATAGCTCAAGCATTTTGTTATTGTTAGAACTGAGCTGAGAAGGAGGAGTAGCAGCTACAAGTATATTGTTCTGAAGGCTGAAATCCTAGGATGAGTAGCTGTTCTTGAGTTAATGAGACTACCTGATAAATGACTGTTAAGGAAACCTGAAATATCATGCCTTTTCTGTGAAATGGAAGGGATGTAACTGTCTTGCTCACTTACATCAAGGCTGTACCAAAGGCCTCACAAATGTCCAAAACTACAGCTCCAGATACAATTCAGGGTCTTTctgggaggaaggggagaaCTGAATCTGTCTACTTGAGTGATTAGACTGCTATGTAATTGTGGCTGCTTTACCACAAGCCTTGGTAGACCTTCCAGCGGTATGTTGGAGGAGTAGCTTTAGTACAGAGTAAGATCCAGAAGAGATGTAATGGATGCATATGCTTAGAGTAGAAGGAGCTTGTCAGACTTCATGGCACCAAGGAAGACGTAGAGTGAAACTGATGGCATAATACAATTGAATCTTTTTCATGCTTAAAGAATCTAGAGTGAGCTCTGATGTAGTGAAAAGAGTTTCTGCTTCTGTGTGAAACCCATCTTCTAGATGACTGCTGGCTTCAGTAGAGTAACACTGTTTTTTCTCATCCGACCAGCCAAAACCACTTACTGCATTTACTGGATATTCATTAAGTGAGATAGCGCCTTGCCTGACTGACCTGCACAAAGCATGCCTTGATGCATCCCATTGCCAGCTGCAAGCTATTAAGCAGAAGTATAAGCACCCAAAGTAAGTAACCAGTATGCCAGTGTCTTGGATAGCTGTAAGCACAGAATAACTCTGGTTttccagcttgggctgtgactGCTGTAGCTCTCTCATAGTTGTCAGCTTCTAGTTCTGAAACAGAAACTTCCATTAGCCCCTTGAGGAGAAAACTCCTCTGACCAAAAAAGTGATTAATCCGTAAGTATGCAGATGCATTGGATAACAGCTTTGTCTGCAATGTTGCAGGATAatgcttctcttctccagtgTATTGCACAATCAGGTGATAGTTCAGCTGACAAATCTGAAACCAATATCTGTAGTCACTTCATTTCTATTCCAGGTACCTGCAGGTGTCTCTTCTGGAACTCCCAGCAGTTCTTCCACTACACTAGACACTGTGGATCCTGGACTTGAAGATTACTGTGTCACAATCAACAAAGCTGGTGTAACATTTCATAGAACACTGTGGGTCATGTGTCTGTAATTACAGTGATCAGAATGGTTTAAagctaatattttttaattagatgCCTTTTTTTAAATGGGTATTGGACTATAGCTCTTAACATaactgaaagcacttttaatAAACATCTTATTACACTCTACTTCTGTGAATCTTCTGACTTTGGTTAATACCTGCAGTAACAATGAGTGGAataaatttttgatttttttttgttgttttgttgggttttttggggttttttttgggtgggatttattttttattaaatagcTGTAAGCACTTTTAAGCTGGCTGGAGTGCATAAAGCAGAGCTTAAACCACCACAACCTGACATCTTTGTAGGCACAGGTGATTTGCTGTAGTcctatttgttcttttttcaatgagaaaaaaatcctctgggCATGAACAGAAGCTATTTTCTGCGATTTGTTTACCATATCAGACCAAGAACATCAACATGCAGTTGGTCTATGAACTCTGAACGTGTTTGTAAAAGATCATCAATGTTGAGGTAAAAGTCAGACTTCCCTTTATGGAGACAAAATAGGGGATGGTTCTGCAGGGAGTTGGGAGATTGTGGCTGGCAGAGCTTTAGGATCTTTTCATACACCGGTGAACAGACTGCATTAGAGAACAATGGTAAAAGCTATGAGATACTGGAACAGCAGAGTTGATCTGGATGGCTCCTGAGTCATTCTTGTAGCGTGGAGTGTTACAACAAACCTGTCTGAGATGACTTCTCTTGTCACTAGAGCACTGGTGATCATGTGTGAAGGGAGGGAGATGAGACAGAGCTCTCAGCTAACTTAGCCTAAGCTGCTACATGGTCATGTGTCCCACTGTTAGTTATTTGTTAGGtagtgctttaaaaaaaaaaacaaacatccaAACAGGACACCACCTTGTACTCTCAAATACAACCCCTGTccaaaatagtttaaaaatcaATTGGTCATATTTGTCAACATGTAGAGAGCTATAATCCACTCATCTAAATGGTAAGGTAAGTCTGAGTTGTGCTTGTACTGCAAGAGTTTAAAACTTCCAGGGCTTACAGCTTCCTAAGAGAGTGATCTGTACAGTGCATTATGGGTTTCCAAGCAGGAATAAGTTTAACACTTGACACCAGTATGCAATTCAGCAGACATATTAAGTACTAGCCAACAAGgctcttattttaattttaaaacctgATTATGCCAAAATGCATTCCCTCAATGTATGTAAGACTTCTTTTCCCTTAATTCCTCCCTGTGCAGCCTAGTGGATCTTTGTAGTATTGCAAACTCTTGTATTTCTCTGAAGTGGAGGTAGTGGTCATGACTGCTTCACTTGTCTCAAACTAAATATCTCTTTAAGGGAGGGAAGTATTCCATTTCAGTCTAGCACTGTCTTGTGCTGTAGTTTCAGTCTAGTTCTTGGTCTCTTGCTTCAAACACTTTATAATCAGTTAAGTGAATTTATCTTGATATATACTGATAATGATAGAACTAACGAGATATCCCATGCTCATGTCTGTGGCATTCATTTTGTGGTGGGGGCCTCAATCCATGAATTTTGTCCATGCACTGAATTTCATGGCTTGTGTACATATGTCCTAAAGGTGGGCTATGAATTTCACTCCTGCCTGCCGTCAGCTTCTTTAAAGAGAATATCTCAGTGCAAAGCTGTGCCAGTGGCACCTACCTACAACAGGCAACTCTTGGTTGCTTGTTTCACAAGGAAGTGGTGAGTGCCCTGAACAAGTGTTGCTCGGTCTGCCCAGCTTATGAGTACCAGCTTGTTGGGTTTTTCAGGCTGAGCACTAGATATTCTGAAACCCCATGTTAATAAGACTCTACCTGTAAGTTATAGTGCTCACTGAACTACAGCTAACTGTAGTGTTGGgtattttcaaagcagaaatgaaTGTCTCAAGTGCAGGAATGTTTTCCTTGTGTTACAGGAGACTAAAGATCTGTGTGGTCATGCTGCAGTAGTAATGGCGAAGAGATGAGTTTTGTTCTTATAAAGTCTATAACCACAGTTATGCCTCATGTTCCTGGGCCAATAGATTTGGTGTATCTAACAAAGTAGGAGTCTGAATTTACTAAGTGTTTAAAATGTGGAATCTTTCTAGAAGCtacatttttgttctgttttactTTGTTAAATTTAACTTAAAACTGCAAGGCAATTGCAGCAGTTTCACTTCACATTCTCAGAGCTTCAATTCTTTGGTATACAAATTTACCTGGggctttttggctttttttaaagcTATAATATGTGAAGACTGTGCTTCATCTGCTTTCTtgtttgtaattattttctgaatCAGCTTTTGACTTAAATATTGTTTCAGTCCAAGGCTAAAAAgggtaaaaacaaaaaagtagtTAAGATGAAGAATCCCATAATGCTGTAGTGTGAATGCTAATAATGAGTTTGGGCAAGATggattaaattttaatttgtgaGACACAAGAAACTCTTCTTGAAGTGGTGTCATCTGAGATCTGTAATAATGTCATTTTGAAAGTTCCTGCTCTAATCTCACTTCCTTTTGTTGGATTTGTCTTATTCAGAGCAAGGAAAAAAGACTTATTGCTGTTATAGGAGTGAGCCTTGACTCTTCCAAGGTGAAAACTGAGTCCTATCTCCTCTCTCCTTCAATGTGAGTCATCACACTTAACTCTGGCCTATTCCTTGTGGGCTGTTCTCTGCAGATGATACCTGAGATCAAGGGATAAAAGATGCTGCACTTGGGCATAAAGTGGTAATGAAGGTGAAATGATGCTGTTTTAATAGATGAAGTACTTGAATACAGATGCAAAAACATGTAGGAGTACTAAAGGTTGCACTGAAAATCAGGCATACAGGAAGATGGATTAATAAAGAGGGAGATGAAAGCAACCCAAAAGGAAGCTTGAAGTTTTCATTGATGTACTGCTTATACTATATGGAAAAACGAAGAGGTATAAAGCTCACAGCCTTGTATGGTGCTTGAAACAGAACCAGACCTTTTGAAGACAGCCATAtcctggaaaagaaataaaaggtaATCAGTATTAAACCTAAACTGAGACGGTCTCAATTC carries:
- the CCNA1 gene encoding cyclin-A1, yielding MATRGRRGRRGGAPGVEPPGSQPAAGNSHRLQRPRLPRAGGRPGRRRAADPFRGLVASGAEQRGTDVGAMHRTREKSRAGRRESCPAALRSSGGRAVLGVLTENGQQQRPSGQGAAVIKRFSGFENTIPSSRKDEVPNCMVSAASKQGFAIYIDDPENKENYSCQVSEELELSHCELDTSAMTSSIHRLLDLSSGSPMVVDTSFQSQPQDQMEDVVTLAVGEYAEDIHQYLREAELRFRPKPYYMKKQPDITTGMRAILVDWLVEVGEEYKLRTETLYLAVNFLDRFLSCMSVLRGKLQLVGTAAILLAAKYEEIYPPDVDEFVYITDDTYTKKQLLRMEHLLLKVLGFDLTAPTINQFLLQYIQRHGICMRTENFARYLAELSLLQVDPLLKYLPSQIAAAAYCLANYTVNRSFWPKPLTAFTGYSLSEIAPCLTDLHKACLDASHCQLQAIKQKYKHPKYLQVSLLELPAVLPLH